A region of the Arthrobacter sp. FW306-07-I genome:
AGCTGCATGTCGCCGGCGGTCCCCGTGAGCTGCATGGCTGCCAGGACATGCTGGGATACCCCGGTTGCGCCCACCGGGTGGCCCTTGGATTTGAGGCCGCCGGACACGTTGACGGGCAGCTTTCCGTCCTTGAAAACCCAGCCTTCCTCCAGCGCACGGGCGCCCTGGCCGGGTTCTGCCAGGCCCATGGCCTCATACATCAGCAGTTCGGCGATCGTGAAGCAGTCGTGGACCTCTGCGAGGTCCAGGTCATGGATGCCAACACCGGCCATCGCCAGGGCGCGCTGCCAAGAAACCCGGGTGGCTTCGAAGGCGGTGGGGTCCCGACGGGCGGCAGGGAAGAAGTCATTCGCCTGGCCAAAGCCGGCGAGCCGCACGGCAGGGTTGGTGCCGCCGGTGGCGGACGTAGAGAGGACGACGGCGGCAGCACCGTCCGAGACAGGGGAGCAGTCGGTGCGGCGCAGGGGATCGGCGACCATCGGGTTCTTGTCCGAGACGGTCTGGCAGAACTCCTCGCCAAGGTCCTTCCGAAGCTGCGCGTACGGGTTGTCCACGCCGTTGCGGTGGTTCTTGGCAGCGATACTGCCCAGGACGTCGCCCAGTTTCCCGTCGGTGTCGTAGCGCTTGGCGTAATGCTTGGCCACCTCGGCGAAGAGGCCGGTAAAACCTGTGGTGGAGGGCTTGCCGGCCATGTCGTAGTCGGCCCCGAGCAGTCCGGCGCCCACCACGTCGGCGCCGGCGTGGGTCATCTTTTCCGCGCCAATGACCAGGACAGTCTTTGCTGTGCCGGCAAGGAGGGACTTGGTGCCCTGCTGGAACGCGGCTGAACCCGAGGCGCAGGCGTTCTCCACCCGGGTGGCGGGGACGTTGGCCAGGTCCGGTGAGACCTGCAGCGCCAGCGAGGACGGGAAGGCCAGCGGCATCATGCCGGAGTTGAACTGGCCCACGTAGACTTCGTCGATCTGGCCGGGCTCAATCCCGGCGGTGCTGATGGCCTCGGTAGCCACCTGCACGATCAGGGACTCCAGGGTTTCCTCCGTCAGCTTGCCGAACCGGCTGTGGCCCCAGCCGGTGATCAGGACATCCTTGCCGAATTGTTCCTTGAGGCTCATGCCGCCACTTCCTTCTCATCGAGCCGCACTTCGAAGCCGGCTTCGGTCTTTTCCCGGATCTCCTCTACCGTGACCCCCGGAGCCAGCCGGGTCAGCGTGAGCTGCCGCCCGCCGTCGTCCATCTTGTTCAGGTCGAAGACGGCGAGGTCGCTGATGATCCTGTCCACGCAGCTGAGCCCGGTCAGCGGAAGCGTGCATTCGCGCACGATCTTGGCCGTGCCATCCTTGGCGTTGTGTTCGGTGAGGATCACGACGCGCGGGGTGCCGGCCACCAGGTCCATGGCACCGCCCATGCCCTTGACCATCTTGCCCGGGATGGTCCAGTTGGCCAGGTCTCCGTTTCCGGAGACCTGCATGGCGCCCAGGATGGCCACTTTGACGTGCCCGCCGCGGATCATGCCGAAGGAGGTGGCCGAGTCGAAGATGCTCCCGCCGGGCAGGACCGTGACGGTTTGCTTGCCGGCGTTGATCAGGTCAGCGTCCTCCTCGCCCTCAAAGGGAAAGGGGCCCATGCCCAACAGGCCGTTCTCGCTCTGCAGCACCACCCGCACGCCCTCGGGCAGGTTGTTGGCCACCAGCGTGGGGATGCCGATTCCCAGGTTCACGTAGTCGCCGTCGTTCAGTTCCTCCGCCGCGATGGCGGCCATTTCATCCCTGGTCCATCCCATGGGGTTTCTCCTTAGTCTCGTTAGCTGTAATCAGTTGGGTATTACCGGTGGCACGAACTCGAACGTCATCCCCAGCAGCCAGGCCAGCAGCAGGACCACCGGAAGGTGGAAGAGGAACTGCTGGAAGGTGAAGCCCACCAGGTCCCGGGCGCGCAGGCCCAGGACGGCCAGCAGCGGCAGCATGAAGAACGGGTTGATGAGGTTGGGCAGCGCCTCGGCCATGTTGTAGATCTGTACGGTCCAGCCGAGATTCATGTTCACGTCCGTGGCGGACTGCATGACGTAGGGTGCCTCCACCAGCCACTTTCCGCCGCCGGAGGGGACGAACATCCCCAAGAGGGCGGTGTAGATGGCGATGATGACGGCGAATGCCCCGTTGCCGCCGATGCTGCTGAAGAAGTGGGCCAGGTGTTCTGACACCGAGAGGCCGCCGGCGCCGGTGGCTTTGGTCAGGATGGCGGCCATTGCCGCGTAGAGCGGGAACTGCACCAGGATTCCGGCAGTGGCGGGGACGGCTTTGGTCACTGACTGGAGGAACTTGCGCGGCGTTCCGTGCAGCACCAGTCCCAGCATCAGGAAGACCAGCAGGTATCCGTTGAGTGAACTGACAACGCTCAGGATGGGCAGGGTGAGCAGCTGGGACACCAGCCAGCCCAGGGTCAGCACGCCGGCCAGGATGGGCAGGACCCTGCTGTATTCGAGCCATTCGCCTGGCCGGGACTTTTCGGCCGGCGGTTCGGGCTGGTCATCAAGATCGACGCCTAGGTCGGCTGCCGTTTTGACGCCGGCTCCCGTTGGGGCGGAGAAGTGCGCAATGACGGTGGTCAGTAGCATCAGGATGGCCAGGGTCAGCAGGGACTGCCAGGTGAAGATGGTGGTTCCGAAGTCCAGGACGCCGGTGATCTTCAGCAGCGCCGGCGGGATGGAGGCCTTGGTCGCCTGCAGCTGGGCGGCGGAGGAGGACATGCCCAGCGCCCAGACTGCGCCCAGCCCCATGAAGGCCGCGGCACCAAGGGCCCGATAATCGACATGCAGATCCGCCCGCCGGGCCACCGCGCGCGCCAGGAGCCCGCCAAAGATCAGGCTCAATCCCCAGTTGACGAAGGAAACGGACATGGACAGGACGGCTACGAAGCTGACGGCCGAACGTGCCGAGTTCGGAACCTGTGCCAGCCGCTCGATCAGCCGGGCCACCGGCGGGGACGTGGCCACAACGTAGCCGGTCAGCACCACCATGGCCATCTGCAGGGTGAAGGCGGTGAGGTCCCAGAACCCGTTGCCGAAGGAATCCACCACGGCTTTGGGTGAGGCGCCGATGGCCAGCGCCGCGATGGCCACCAGCAGTACGCCTGCCAGGGCAAAGATGTACGCGTCAGGGAACCACTTCTGTGTCCACCCGGCCAGCTTCTCAGCCATCCGGGCCAAGCCCTTCTGGCGGACATCCTGGTCGTTGAATTGCACGGCGGTCATGAGGGTGATTCTCTCCATCGAGTCGTGGTGTGGGGCGCGCGGCGCGCTTTAGACGGCGGTCAGGCCGGGATGAGCCCGGCGCGCTGCCGGACGGTCCGCTGCTCGATGTCCTTGACCCGGTCCGTTGCCTGCACCAGCCTCTGGACAAAGACGCCGGGCGTGACGATGAGGTTGGGGTCCAGTCGGCCGGACTCCACAATCACTTCCGCCTCGGCGACGGTGAGAATTCCGGCGGTCGCCACAACGGGGTTGAAGTTCCGGGCAGTGTAGCGGTAGGTCAGGTTGCCGTCCGTGTCCGCGGTGTGGGCGTGGACAAGTGCGACGTCGGCCCGGATGGCGCGCTCCTGGACGTACGTTTCGCCGTCGAACACCTCGTGCGGCTTGCCTTCTGCCACGAGGGTGCCCACGCCGGTCTTGGTGTAGAAGGCCGGGATACCGGCGCCGCCGGCGCGGAGTCGCTCGGCGAGGGTGCCCTGCGGGGTGAACTCCACCTCGAGCTTGCCGGCGAGGTACTGCTCGGCGAACAGCTTGTTTTCGCCGACATAGGAGGCGATCACCTTGTGGACCTGGCCTGCCTCGATCAGGATGCCCAGGCCCTTGCCGTCCACGCCCATGTTGTTGGACACCACGGTGAGGTCCCGGACTCCGGAGTCCCGGACGGCTTCGATCAGGTCGGCGGGAATGCCGCTGAGGCCAAACCCGCCGACGGCGAGGGTGATGCCGTCCTGCAGGGCTCCTTCCAGGGCGGTGGCAGCAGAAGCCTGGAGTTTCTTCATGACGTCTCCTCGTTGAGCGCGGCGGTCGTCCACTAAGTGGACGCCTGGGATCTGAGTTTGGAGACTATGGGCGCTTGGCCAAAAGTGTCAAGAATCACTGGCTGCGGCCTTACAGTATGGACACTAGGATGAAAAGCATCCATATTGTGGACAACAAGGAGGATTCATGGCTGGCACGCCGGTACAGGGCGCCCAGGTGGTGGCGCGCGTTGCTGGGCTGCTGCGGCTGGTGGGCCGCAGCGCCGAAGGCATGCCGCTGGCAGGCCTGGTCCGCGAATCGGGCCTCACCCGACCCACGGTCCACCGGCTCCTGGCATCCCTCGCCGCGGAAGGCCTCCTGGACCACGACCCCGTGACGGGCAACTGGGTGCTGGGGCCGGAAATACTACTGATGGGATCGGTGGCTTCGGCGCGCTTTCCCATGGAGGACATTGCCCGGCCCAGCCTGCGCCGGCTGGCACAGGCAACGGGCGAGAGCGCCTTTTTCTCGATCCGCCGCGGGGCGGAGACGGTCTGCCTGCTGCGTGAGGAAGGCACCTTCCCGGTCCGGTCCTTCGTCCTGCACGAGGGGGTGCGGTTCCCGCTGGGAGTAGCGTCGGCCGGGACCGCCATCCTGGCCTTCCTGCCGAAAGCCGAACAGGAGGAATTGCTGGGCCGCTGGAGCGAACACGCCGGCGCCTTCGCCGCGCACCACACTCCGCAGCTGGTGCGGGAAAACCTGGCCCGCACCCGGCTGGCCGGCTACTCGGTGAACCCCGGGCTGGTCCTGGAGGGCAGCTGGGGGATGGGCGCCGCGGTGTTCGACCGGTCCGGGAAGCCGGCCTGGGCGCTGTCCCTGACCGGCATCGAGCCGAGGTTCAAGCCCGAGCGGCAGGAGGAGCTGGGTGGCCTGCTGATGGCGGAGGCGCACCGGATTACCCAACAGCTGGGCGGGCGCGACGGGGGCCGGCGCACCCGCTGAGTCTTCCCAACTATGGCAGCGAACGACGACGGCGGGCCGCACTTTTTCGGCGCGGCCCGCCGTCGTACTCCCCAAAGGTGGTGAAAATTCAGTGCCGGGGGATGGTTACAGTCCCGCGCGGGGCTCCTCCGGGCCTTCTTCCTTCCACCAGGTGTCAAAGATGGTCACCGGCACCGTGCGCTTGTGGCGCGTGCGCAGGTACTTCTGCTCGATGGACTCGGCCACGGCGTCCGGAACCTCGCGGCCTTCAAGGTAGTCGTCGATCTGGTCGTAGCTGAGGCCCAGTTCGTCCTCGTCCGTGCGGCCCGGCCGGTCATCGAGCAGGTCGGCCGTGGGGACCTTCTCCCAGACCCGCGCCGGCGCTCCCAGCTCGGCCAGCAGGGCCCGGTTCTGCCGCTTGTTGAGGCCGAACAGGGGCAGGATGTCCGCGCCGCCGTCGCCGTACTTGGTGAAGAACCCCGTGACGGACTCGGCGCCGTGGTCCGTGCCGAGCACCAGGTAGTTGAACTCCCCGGCCAGCGCATACTGGGCGATCATCCGGGTGCGGGCCTTGGTGTTGCCCTTGTGGAAGTCGGAAATCTCCGAGCCCACGGTCTTCTCGAACTCGTCCTCGAAACCATCCACCGCCGCGGAGATGTTGAAGGTCCACTCCGTCTTGGCCTTGATGAAGTCCAGGGCCGCCTGGGCGTCTTCCTCGTCGTGCTGGACCCCGTAGGGCAGGCGGACGGCCACGAAGTTGGCCTCAACACCTTCAGCCTCGAGTTCATCCACTGCCAGCTGCGCAAGCTTCCCGGCAAGGGATGAATCCAGGCCGCCCGAGATGCCCAGGACAAAGCCCTTGGTGCCCGTGGCCTTGAGGTATTCCTTGAGGAACGTGACGCGTTTGCGCACCTCCCCTGCGGGATCGATCCGGGGCTGAACGCCCATTTCTTCAATGATCTTGGCCTGGAGTTCGCGCATGTGGTCCAGCCTAGCCAGCACTGTCAACAACCCTCAACTGTTCCAGGAAGGTCCCGTGCGGCGTAGCGTAATCGCATGGAGCGGACGGGGTGTGCCGTGGTGGGCGGCGGCCCGGCGGGAATGGTGCTGGGCCTGCTGCTGGCGCGGGCCGGAGTGAACGTGACGGTCATGGAGAAGCACCGTGACTTCCTGCGGGATTTCCGCGGCGACACGGTGCACGCGTCCACCGTCCGGCTGATCGACGAACTGGGTTTGGGGGCAGGATTCCGCAGCTTGCCGCAAAGCCGCCTGAGCAATGTCGCCGTCCCGGTGCCCGGCGCCGGACTGGTCACCCTTGCGGCCTTTGACTCCCTGAAGCCCCCGTACAACTACGTGGCCATGATGCCCCAGTGGGACTTCCTGGATTTCCTCGCCTCAGCAGCCGCCGAGGAACCAACGTTCACGCTGCTCATGGAGAGCGAGGCAACAGGTTTGGAGTTCGACGGCGGGCGGGTCACCGGAGTGCGCTACCGGGAGGTCGGTACTTCCAGTGAGCACGTCCTGCACGCGGACGTGGTGGTGGCGGCGGACGGCCGGCATTCGGTGCTGCGCCAGGCGGCGGGAATGCGCCCCCGGGAATACCCGGTGCCTTTTGACACCTGGTGGTTCAGGCTCCCGCGCCACGCCTCAGAAAGGGGCGAAGTGGCGGGAGTGGTTCCCTCGCTGGGTAACCGGGATGCCATGATTGCCCTCAACCGCACCAACTATTACCAGATGGGATACCTTGCCCCGAAGGGTTCTGATGCCAGGATCAGGGCTGACGGGGTGGACCGGTTCCGGCAGCGGGTGGCGGCTCTCCGCCCGGACCTTGCCGACCGCGTCGATTCCATCAGCAGCGTGGAGGACCTGCATTGGTTGGACGTGAAACTGAACCGACTGCGGCGCTGGTACGTGGACGGCTTCCTGTGCATTGGGGACGCCGCGCACGCGATGTCCCCAGCCGGAGGAGTGGGCATCAACCTCGCCATCCAGGATGCGGTGGCGGCAGCGGAGCGGCTGGCCCCGGACCTTCGTCGGGGTTATGTGCGCACCAAAACCCTGGCAGCCATCCAGCGCCGCCGCCGCATGCCCACGGTGGTGGTGCAGACCGTGCAGCGCATCATGCACCGGGTGGTGTTCGTTCCGCTCTTCGACGGGAAGCTGTCCGGCGACATGCTGGCCGGCAAGGGGTCGGGCGCCAGGTTCCTGATCCAGCGTGCGATCTTCTTTATCCTGCGCCACAACCCCGTAGTGAAGCGTCTCCTCCCGCGCGTCATCGCGTTCGGACCGCGACCGGAGCATGCGCCGGCCTTCGCGCGCCCGCTCACGGCCCGGCCACCCACTAAACTTGAAGCCATGACTTCGCCCACTGACACTGCGGTAGACACCGCAGCTGCCCGCGCCCGACTGCTCGAACTGATCAAGGAACTCGCCGTGGTCCGCGGCAAGGTGATCCTCTCCAGCGGTGCCGAGGCCGATTACTACATCGATCTTCGCCGCATCACGCTGCACCACGAGGCGTCCAAGCTGGTGGGCCAGGTCATGCTGGCGCTGGCGGACGACGCCGGGATCGACTTTGAGTGCGCCGGCGGGCTGACCATGGGCGCGGACCCCGTGGGCACCGCCGTGATGCACGCCGCCGCCGACGCCGGCCGCACCGTTGACGCGTTCGTGGTCCGCAAGGCGCAGAAGTCCTACGGCATGGGCCGCCAGGTTGAAGGCCCGTCCGTCGAGGGCCGCAAAGTGCTGGTCCTGGAGGACACCTCCACCACGGGCGGGTCCGCGCTGACGGCGGTGGAAGGCGTCCGGAAAGCCGGCGGCAATGTCGTGGCGGTAGCCGTGATTGTGGACCGCGACACCGGCGCCAAGGAAAAGATTGAAGCCGAGACCGGTGTGCCCTACCTGTTCGCGTTCGGCAAGGACGAACTGGGTCTGGACTAGCCAGAGGCGTGGGCGCACGCTGCCAGCCATTGGCTGCTGTGTTGGCGCTGATTTATGATGTGCGTTAACACTTTTCAGTTGCTTGGAGACCACGCATCTTGCTCCCCCCAGAACAGCCCTTGAGCGCGACCGACCAGGTGCAGAACCTGATCCTGGAAAGCGCTGATTTTGAGGATTTCCTTAACGAACTTGCCCGGTTCTCTGCCCACCAGATGGCAGGGGACGGTGACGATGCCCTGTGCGGCATCACTTTGCTCCGCGACCGCAAGGCAGCCACCATTGGCTGGAGCAGCCCCTCCGCACGGGAAGTGGACGAAATCCAGTACTCGCTATCCCAGGGTCCGTGCCTGACTGCCGCGAAGGAAGAACGGGAAGTCTACGTTCCGGACCTGCTGCAGGAGGACCGCTGGGGCCCCGATTACGCGACGGCGGTTGCCTCCTATGGGCTGCGTTCCGTCTTTTCCCTGCCCTTCAACCTGCAGGGGGAAGCCAGGGCAGCCCTGAACCTCTACTCAGACGTCGACCACAAGTTCGACGGGCAGGCGGCGGAGAGGGCCAGGGACTTCACCCGGGAGATCTCGCAGGCCCTGCGCCTGGCCGTCAGGTTCTCCCTGCACGCGGACAGCGCGACCAACCTCAAAGCCACCCTCGAATCGCGCACCATCATCGACATCGCAGTGGGCATCGTCATGGCGCAGAACCGCTGCAGCCAGGAGGCCGCCGTGGAAATCCTCACCGAGGCGTCGAGCAACAGCAACACCAAGCTGCGGGACATCGCCAAGTCGTTGGTTGATTCGGTGGGCGGCGCCGGAACGCGCACCTACTACCAGGAGCCGGGAAAGGTCGGGTCGGGCCCCGGCGCGTGAGGGCGGGTTGTGCGGGGGCTCCCACGGGGGTTACGCTTGCGGAGGTTGAGCCGTCGGCCATAGACCTCTTTTGGAGTACCTATGGACCGCGCATTAGACGCACTCGTTAACCTGGATGTCCCTGCCGACATCGTCCGGATTGAAGTCCGGGGGGCCCTTCACCACGACACCCGTGCTGAACTGGTCCGCATCATCCGCCGTGTCCGGAGGATGGGCATCCGCTGCCGCATCTGCGTTGACCTTTCGCAGGCCGAGCTTATTGAGTCCTCCGCACTGGCAGGGCTTCGGACAGATCTCAACGCTATTGCCACCAACTCATTGCTGGGGGCTCCTTCCGCCTCAGTGGGACTTCAGCTCGCGCCCGCCGCGCATGACTGGGCCCCGGAGGACGCCGGCAGCCGCCAGCCGCTCCTGATGGACGACGACGTCCGTGAGCTTTTCCCCGGCGGCGAGTTTGCTGGCGAGTTCCCCCAGTTGCCCGTCATGTGGATCGAGGAACTGTACGGCCGCCCGCTGGCCGAATACTCGGACGAGGAACTGCTCCAGGGGAGTGACGCGGTCTTCGCGCTCCTGGACACCCCGGGAGCCCTCGACGGCGCGGACCTGCTGGGCCGCTACAACGACATCGGCCTGGAAATCCTCCGCCGCCGGCGGGAACCCCACGCGCCGTTCCCCGCTGCGGAAGGGCAAGCTGCCAGCTGACCTCCCGTCACTAAACGTTTACCTCCGCCCGTTGCGGCGGTAACTTTCCCTGGGCTTACGGTAGGAGTGTGCCGTATGAGGGGGAGGTTGGTCCGCAGGGCCGGCGCTGGGTCTCAGACGCCCGGCTGCTGGCGGACGCGGCTGCCCTGAAGCGCTTTTCGCGGCGCAGCTTCCTGGCCGGTGCGGGGGCGTCCGGACTGCTGGCTGCGGACATGCTGGTAACCCGGCAAGTGCAGTCGCAGCGCCGCAGCACCAGGATCCTCACGGTGGCCGACGACTTCGCCGACGCCTACTATCCGGACGCCAGCTGGTTCTTGTTCCCGGGCTACAAAACCAGCTGGGAAGAGGCTCAGTGGATCCTCAACACCATGCGGGGCTCGCTGAACAAGCGGGCCCGGCTCGCCGCCGTCGGATATTCCAACCTGGGCCTGAACATCACCGAGGTGGTCAACGCCATCACCGACTACGTTGCCGCGGAGAAGATCACCAAGCTGTTCTTTTACGGACACAGCTTTGGCGGGATGCTGGCAACGCAGGTGGCTGCGCGGCTGCTGGCCTTGCAGGAAATCCAGGTACAGTTCATCCTCCTGGACTCCAGCCCTTACAGCGCGCACGACGTCCTGGACCAGAGCTGGTTCGACGGCGTGGTGTTCCTCTACGAGAGCGGTGTCAGGTTCCCGTCCACCCTCCGTGGCGGGTATGAACTGGGGGAACGGATCATCCACAAGGACGAACGGAGCTGGCGCCAGATCCTGAACCAGACGCTGGAGCAGTTGTCGCCGATCGCCCCGTCCAATGTCCTGGTCCAGACGGAGTCCGCCTACATCTACCACTTCGAGGGAAGCCAGTTTGCCGGCCATCTTGGCACAGCCAAGATGGCCTACATCGGCAACCCCAAGGACGGCACAGTGGACTACGAGACCGCGTCCGAAACCTGGGCCGTGGTGTTCAAGGACAACATGGTTTCCAGCAACCTGCAGACCATCGGGGCTGCCCCCGCGCACGCCAGCCCGGGCTGGAATCCGCAGATCTACCGGCCCCTGTTGACGGAACTGCTGGACGAGTACTTCCCCCTGCCCCGGGGCGGTTCCCGGGTCAGCATCTTCTAGATCTGGTTCTTCAGGTCCGCCACCGAGTTCAGCACCTGGTTGGGCCGGAACGGGTATGCAGCGATGTCGTCCTTGTGCGTGATGCCGCTCAGGACCAGGACCGTGTGCAGCCCTGCCTCCATGCCGGCAATGATGTCCGTATCCATCCGGTCACCAATCATGGCGGTGGTTTCGGAATGGGCGTCGATCTGGTTCATCGCTGAGCGGAACATCATGGGGTTCGGCTTGCCCACGATGTACGGCTCGCGGCCCGTCGCCTTGGTGATCAGGGCCGCGATGGCGCCGGTGGCGGGCATCGGGCCGTCCTTGGAAGGGCCCGTGGCATCGGGGTTGGTGGCGATGAACCGGGCACCGGCGAGGATCAGGCGGATAGCCATGGTGATCGCTTCGAAGGAGTACGTGCGGGTCTCGCCGAGCACCACGAAGTCCGGGTTCTGGTCGGTCAGGATGAAGCCCGCCTCGTGCAGCGCCGTCGTCAGCCCTGCCTCGCCGATCGTGTAGGCGCGGTTCCCGGATTCCGAGCCCCCGGCGGACACCTGGTCCTTCAGGAACTGGGCCGTGGCAAGGGCCGACGTCCAGATGTTCTCTTCCGGAATCTCCAGGCCGGAAGAGCGGAGGCGGGCGGCAAGGTCGCGGGGAGTGAAGATGGAGTTGTTGGTCAGCACCAGGAAGCGCTTTGAGGTATCCACCCAGCGCTGGATCAGTTCCGCGGCTCCCGGGATGGGCTGGTTTTCGTGGACCAGGACGCCGTCCATGTCCGTCAGCCAGCACTCGATCTCCTGGCCGCTGCGGTATACCGCCGGGTTGCCTGTTACCTCGTCTGCTTCTGCCATGCCTGCCTCCGCCTGTGATGGTTGCCCGAAGAGTCCAGTCTAGTGTTGAAGGGTGAACCAAACGCCCGGCATGACAGACGAACCCGACCACGCGCCCGGGGAGGCCGAACCCGCAAAGGCGGAGGTCGGCGTCGGGCCCTGGGAAGGGGAACTGCCCGAAGGCGACCACTGGGACCCCGACCTCCTTGCCGACGGCGACCGGCGCAACGTCCTGGACAAATACCGCTACTGGAAGCACGAGGCGATCGTCGCGGAACTGGACTCCCGGCGGCACAACTTCCACGTGGCCATCGAGAACTGGCAGCACGACCTGAACATCGGCACCGTGGTCCGCACCGCCAACGCCTTCCTCGCCAAGGAAGTTCACATCATCGGTCGACGGCGGTGGAACCGGCGCGGTGCCATGGTCACCGACCGCTACCAGCATGTTCGCCACCACCCCACCGTCGAGGACTTTGTCCAGTGGGCGCAGGGGGAAGGGCTGGCGATCATCGGGATCGATATCTTCCCGGACTCGGTGCCCCTGGAAACGTACGAACTGCCCCGCGACTGCGTGCTGGTCTTCGGACAGGAGGGGCCGGGGTTGACCGCGGAAGTCCACCAGGCCGCCCAGGCCACCCTGTCTATCGAACAGTTCGGCTCCACCCGGTCCATCAACGCCGCCTCCGCCGCCGCGATCGCCATGCACGCCTGGATCCGCCGGCACGTCTTCAACCAGCACGTCTCCTAACCCCGCGAGATGGCACTTAACGGCAGTCGCGGAGCCGATGATTGCCGTTAAGTGCCAACTCGCGGGTTCGTCGTCCGCGAGCCTGTGGATAACCTCTGCTGGGCCTCCGTAACGCGCCAGAATGGGGGCATGCGCAGGGCCAGCCTTCCAGAGCATTTGACCACAGGAACGTTTTCGCTGCGTGCTTCCGACAAGGCGGGGGTCACGCGCACGCGAACCGCGGCGAAGGATCTGGTGACCGTTTCGAGGGGCATCCGGATGCCGGTCCACTCCGGTGCCGCCGGTGCTGCAGCGTTGCGCGCGTACACAGACCTTGATGACACGTCCATTCTGACGTCCCTCTCTGCCGCACATGTCTGGGGAGCGCCGTTGCCGCCAGGGCCGGGCGGCGACTGGCGGATCCATCTGGCCCGGCGGCGCGGATTCAGCTTTCCACGCCGCTCCAACGTCGTCGGCCATCTGCTGTCTTTCCTGCCGGACGAGGTAGCGGAGTACGACGGCGTCAGGGTCACCTCGCCTGCACGGACCTGGCTGGACCTGGCCTCTGTGCTGGCCGTGCAGGACCTTGTGGCCGTCAGAGATTACTTGGTGTGCTCCCACGGGCCCGGCTTTCCGCGTCCGAGGGAGGCGCTGTGCGGCCTTGACGCACTCCGGTACGTCATCAGCAGGCATGGGGGCATGCGGGGCATAAAGACAGCCCGGGAAGCGATCGAATTGGTGCGGGCAGGCGCCGACTCCGCCCCGGAAACACACATGCGGCTCGCGCTGATTGACGCCGGCTTGCCGGAACCGGTCCTGAACCACGTCCTGTTCGACCAAGGGGGGCTTCCTTCGCTCTGGCCTGACGCTGCCTATCCGCAGTGGGGCATCGCGCTGCAGTACGACGGCGGGCACCACGCAGGGGAGGAGCAGCACCTGCGGGACATGGAACGGTACGACCGGACTCTGGCACTGGGGTGGCTTGAAGTTCGCATCGGCAAGCAACACCTGGAAGGTGACAGGCCCGCCGTCGTACGCAAGGTGCGGGAGGCGCTGCAGAGCCGCGGCTGGACGCGAGATGGCAGATGACGGCAATTCCCGCCCCAGGCATTGCCGTCAAGTGCCATCTCGCGGGGGTGGGTGGAAGTGGTAGGTGGGCCGGTGGGGCGTAACCCAGAGCACTCCCGG
Encoded here:
- a CDS encoding HAD-IIA family hydrolase translates to MAEADEVTGNPAVYRSGQEIECWLTDMDGVLVHENQPIPGAAELIQRWVDTSKRFLVLTNNSIFTPRDLAARLRSSGLEIPEENIWTSALATAQFLKDQVSAGGSESGNRAYTIGEAGLTTALHEAGFILTDQNPDFVVLGETRTYSFEAITMAIRLILAGARFIATNPDATGPSKDGPMPATGAIAALITKATGREPYIVGKPNPMMFRSAMNQIDAHSETTAMIGDRMDTDIIAGMEAGLHTVLVLSGITHKDDIAAYPFRPNQVLNSVADLKNQI
- a CDS encoding TrmH family RNA methyltransferase — protein: MTDEPDHAPGEAEPAKAEVGVGPWEGELPEGDHWDPDLLADGDRRNVLDKYRYWKHEAIVAELDSRRHNFHVAIENWQHDLNIGTVVRTANAFLAKEVHIIGRRRWNRRGAMVTDRYQHVRHHPTVEDFVQWAQGEGLAIIGIDIFPDSVPLETYELPRDCVLVFGQEGPGLTAEVHQAAQATLSIEQFGSTRSINAASAAAIAMHAWIRRHVFNQHVS
- a CDS encoding alpha/beta hydrolase is translated as MPYEGEVGPQGRRWVSDARLLADAAALKRFSRRSFLAGAGASGLLAADMLVTRQVQSQRRSTRILTVADDFADAYYPDASWFLFPGYKTSWEEAQWILNTMRGSLNKRARLAAVGYSNLGLNITEVVNAITDYVAAEKITKLFFYGHSFGGMLATQVAARLLALQEIQVQFILLDSSPYSAHDVLDQSWFDGVVFLYESGVRFPSTLRGGYELGERIIHKDERSWRQILNQTLEQLSPIAPSNVLVQTESAYIYHFEGSQFAGHLGTAKMAYIGNPKDGTVDYETASETWAVVFKDNMVSSNLQTIGAAPAHASPGWNPQIYRPLLTELLDEYFPLPRGGSRVSIF